In Melopsittacus undulatus isolate bMelUnd1 chromosome 20, bMelUnd1.mat.Z, whole genome shotgun sequence, a genomic segment contains:
- the ACKR1 gene encoding atypical chemokine receptor 1, whose product MDEDVPTVDGDGLTMDEVVPTMYEDVPTMDEVVPTMDEDVPTMSPSLLESRNSLLDLMELMGNFSSSYGEDDGDDGSNETSLDYGAAPCHNHYCSVFQRVAPPFLAVTSAMAVLGTAALLLALVKRPQWPQSRALVSQLAMGTGLFAAVLPAVALGIGQGWRLGTALCRLMHLLWYWSLFAQGLLVASGSCGRFWCRWDARSRRLAVAVWALALLLATPGALSSGTTAVPEPSCLRRSVDLMSPVNLLHLGLCFCLFLLLPVAVPMATLAVPRWRARRAPDLAASWVFLVLWVPYGAALVMELLLHSQVLPQTCGTFQHFDYALGLSEALGLLHCWMGPTAVLLAAWLCQGITMG is encoded by the exons ATGGATGAGGATGTTCCCACCGTGGATGGTGATGGTCTCACCATGGATGAGGTTGTTCCCACTATGTATGAGGATGTTCCTACCATGGATGAGGTTGTTCCCACCATGGATGAGGACGTTCCCACTATG AGCCCCAGCCTCCTGGAGAGCAGGAATTCCCTGCTGGACCTCATGGAGCTCATGGGGAACTTCTCCTCCTCCTATGGTGaagatgatggtgatgatggcaGCAATGAGACCTCTCTGGACTATGGGGCCGCGCCGTGCCATAACCACTACTGCTCCGTCTTCCAGCGCGTGGCTCCCCCGTTCCTGGCTGTCACCAGTGCCATGGCCGTGCTGGGCACCGCGGcgctgctgctggcactggtCAAGCGGCCTCAATGGCCACAGAGCCGGGCGCTGGTGTCGCAGTTGGCCATGGGCACGGGGCTGTTCGCCGCGGTGCTGCCGGCTGTGGCGCTGGGCATTGGGCAGGGCTGGCGCCTGGGCACGGCTCTGTGCCGGCTCATGCACCTCCTGTGGTACTGGAGCCTCTTTGCCCAAGGCCTCTTGGTGGCCTCCGGCTCCTGCGGCCGCTTCTGGTGCCGTTGGGATGCGCGGAGCCGGCGCTTGGCCGTGGCCGTGTGGGCCCTGGCGCTGCTCTTGGCAACACCAGGGGCTCTCAGCAGCGGCACCACGGCGGTGCCGGAGCCGAGCTGCCTCCGGCGCAGCGTGGACCTCATGTCCCCGGTGAACCTCCTGCACCTCGGcctctgcttctgcctcttcctgctgctgccggtGGCAGTGCCCATGGCCACGCTGGCCGTGCCGCGGTGGAGGGCGCGCCGGGCGCCGGATCTGGCCGCGAGCTGGGTGTtcctggtgctgtgggtgccataTGGTGCAGCGCTGGTcatggagctgctcctgcacagcCAGGTCCTGCCGCAGACCTGCGGCACCTTCCAGCACTTCGACTACGCGCTGGGGCTGAGC
- the LOC101873037 gene encoding cell adhesion molecule 3-like isoform X2, translated as MLPLGLLLLLVCCGAARGNLSRDESQPTTSDETVVTGGTVVLKCQVEDPDDSSLQWSNPAQQTLYFGEKRALRDNRIQLEKSTPNELTISISDVVLSDEGEYTCSLFTMPVRTAKALVTVLGVPQKPQIFGHEQPIDEEKLARLTCRSSGSKPAAQLRWRKGNKELKDEGTEVVEDPNGKTFTVSSRVEFRVTKEDNEAEVTCTVDHESLQNAERSTTQKLQVHYKPTAKIEPHPQYPREGEKLQLQCDGQGNPIPQEFLWEKEGSDAPLQLSSDSVLIFPFLNKSDSGTYVCTATSSMGSVVAKYNLDVSDLPQLPTPHVHSTPGPSQPISHASMATASSFTPAPIQDASPVPSTSSTYHAVIGGVVAVIVFLLLSLLIVLGHYLIRHKGTYLTHEAKGSDDAPDADTAIINAEGGQAGGDDKKEYFI; from the exons AGAGCCAGCCCACGACGTCGGATGAGACTGTGGTGACCGGTGGTACCGTGGTCCTCAAGTGCCAAGTGGAGGATCCCGATGACTCCTCACTGCAATGGTCCAATCCTGCCCAGCAGACCCTCTACTTTGGGGAGAAAAGAG ccctgcgGGATAACAGGATCCAGCTGGAGAAATCCACCCCCAACGAGCTGACCATCAGCATCAGTGATGTGGTGCTGTCGGATGAGGGGGAATACACCTGCTCCCTCTTCACCATGCCCGTGCGGACTGCCAAGGCCCTGGTCACCGTGCTGG GGGTGCCCCAGAAGCCGCAGATCTTCGGGCACGAGCAGCCCATCGATGAGGAGAAGCTGGCGCGTTTGACCTGCCGCTCGTCGGGCAGCAAACCCGCGGCACAGCTCCGCTGGAGGAAGGGCAACAAGGAGCTCAAAG ATGAGGGCACGGAGGTGGTGGAGGATCCCAATGGGAAGACGTTCACCGTGAGCAGCCGTGTGGAATTCCGGGTGACCAAGGAGGACAATGAGGCCGAGGTGACCTGCACCGTGGACCACGAGTCACTGCAGAACGCAGAGAGGTCAACCACACAGAAGCTGCAGGTTCACT ACAAGCCGACAGCGAAGATCGAGCCCCATCCACAGTACCCACGGGAgggagagaagctgcagctgcagtgcgATGGGCAGGGCAACCCCAT CCCCCAGGAGTTCCTATGGGAGAAGGAGGGCAGTGATGCTcccctgcagctcagctccGACAGTGTCCTCATCTTCCCCTTCCTCAACAAGAGCGACAGTGGCACCTACGTGTGCACGGCCACCAGCTCCATGGGCAGCGTCGTGGCCAAGTACAACCTGGACGTCAGCG ATCTTCCCCAGCTCCCCACCCCACACGTTCACTCCACTCCGGGCCCTTCCCAGCCCATCTCTCATGCTTCCATGGCCACCGCTTCATCCTTCACTCCAGCTCCCATCCAAG ATGCCAGCCCCGTGCCCTCCACCTCCAGCACATACCACGCGGTGATCGGCGGCGTCGTGGCCGTCATCGTCTTCCTCCTGCTCAGCCTCCTCATCGTCCTGGGCCATTACCTGATCAGACACAAAG GCACGTACCTGACCCACGAGGCCAAGGGCTCGGATGATGCTCCGGATGCCGACACCGCCATCATCAACGCGGAGGGtgggcaggcaggaggtgaTGACAAGAAGGAATACTTCATCTAG
- the LOC101873037 gene encoding cell adhesion molecule 3-like isoform X1, with protein sequence MLPLGLLLLLVCCGAARGNLSRDESQPTTSDETVVTGGTVVLKCQVEDPDDSSLQWSNPAQQTLYFGEKRALRDNRIQLEKSTPNELTISISDVVLSDEGEYTCSLFTMPVRTAKALVTVLGVPQKPQIFGHEQPIDEEKLARLTCRSSGSKPAAQLRWRKGNKELKDEGTEVVEDPNGKTFTVSSRVEFRVTKEDNEAEVTCTVDHESLQNAERSTTQKLQVHYKPTAKIEPHPQYPREGEKLQLQCDGQGNPIPQEFLWEKEGSDAPLQLSSDSVLIFPFLNKSDSGTYVCTATSSMGSVVAKYNLDVSDLPQLPTPHVHSTPGPSQPISHASMATASSFTPAPIQDASPVPSTSSTYHAVIGGVVAVIVFLLLSLLIVLGHYLIRHKGMCIRHGETVTSRQRPKAAEVMCTYLTHEAKGSDDAPDADTAIINAEGGQAGGDDKKEYFI encoded by the exons AGAGCCAGCCCACGACGTCGGATGAGACTGTGGTGACCGGTGGTACCGTGGTCCTCAAGTGCCAAGTGGAGGATCCCGATGACTCCTCACTGCAATGGTCCAATCCTGCCCAGCAGACCCTCTACTTTGGGGAGAAAAGAG ccctgcgGGATAACAGGATCCAGCTGGAGAAATCCACCCCCAACGAGCTGACCATCAGCATCAGTGATGTGGTGCTGTCGGATGAGGGGGAATACACCTGCTCCCTCTTCACCATGCCCGTGCGGACTGCCAAGGCCCTGGTCACCGTGCTGG GGGTGCCCCAGAAGCCGCAGATCTTCGGGCACGAGCAGCCCATCGATGAGGAGAAGCTGGCGCGTTTGACCTGCCGCTCGTCGGGCAGCAAACCCGCGGCACAGCTCCGCTGGAGGAAGGGCAACAAGGAGCTCAAAG ATGAGGGCACGGAGGTGGTGGAGGATCCCAATGGGAAGACGTTCACCGTGAGCAGCCGTGTGGAATTCCGGGTGACCAAGGAGGACAATGAGGCCGAGGTGACCTGCACCGTGGACCACGAGTCACTGCAGAACGCAGAGAGGTCAACCACACAGAAGCTGCAGGTTCACT ACAAGCCGACAGCGAAGATCGAGCCCCATCCACAGTACCCACGGGAgggagagaagctgcagctgcagtgcgATGGGCAGGGCAACCCCAT CCCCCAGGAGTTCCTATGGGAGAAGGAGGGCAGTGATGCTcccctgcagctcagctccGACAGTGTCCTCATCTTCCCCTTCCTCAACAAGAGCGACAGTGGCACCTACGTGTGCACGGCCACCAGCTCCATGGGCAGCGTCGTGGCCAAGTACAACCTGGACGTCAGCG ATCTTCCCCAGCTCCCCACCCCACACGTTCACTCCACTCCGGGCCCTTCCCAGCCCATCTCTCATGCTTCCATGGCCACCGCTTCATCCTTCACTCCAGCTCCCATCCAAG ATGCCAGCCCCGTGCCCTCCACCTCCAGCACATACCACGCGGTGATCGGCGGCGTCGTGGCCGTCATCGTCTTCCTCCTGCTCAGCCTCCTCATCGTCCTGGGCCATTACCTGATCAGACACAAAG GTATGTGCATAAGACACGGGGAGACGGTCACATCCAGACAGCGGCCAAAGGCAGCAGAGGTGATGT GCACGTACCTGACCCACGAGGCCAAGGGCTCGGATGATGCTCCGGATGCCGACACCGCCATCATCAACGCGGAGGGtgggcaggcaggaggtgaTGACAAGAAGGAATACTTCATCTAG
- the LOC101873037 gene encoding cell adhesion molecule 3-like isoform X5 → MLPLGLLLLLVCCGAARGNLSRDESQPTTSDETVVTGGTVVLKCQVEDPDDSSLQWSNPAQQTLYFGEKRALRDNRIQLEKSTPNELTISISDVVLSDEGEYTCSLFTMPVRTAKALVTVLGVPQKPQIFGHEQPIDEEKLARLTCRSSGSKPAAQLRWRKGNKELKDEGTEVVEDPNGKTFTVSSRVEFRVTKEDNEAEVTCTVDHESLQNAERSTTQKLQVHYKPTAKIEPHPQYPREGEKLQLQCDGQGNPIPQEFLWEKEGSDAPLQLSSDSVLIFPFLNKSDSGTYVCTATSSMGSVVAKYNLDVSDASPVPSTSSTYHAVIGGVVAVIVFLLLSLLIVLGHYLIRHKGTYLTHEAKGSDDAPDADTAIINAEGGQAGGDDKKEYFI, encoded by the exons AGAGCCAGCCCACGACGTCGGATGAGACTGTGGTGACCGGTGGTACCGTGGTCCTCAAGTGCCAAGTGGAGGATCCCGATGACTCCTCACTGCAATGGTCCAATCCTGCCCAGCAGACCCTCTACTTTGGGGAGAAAAGAG ccctgcgGGATAACAGGATCCAGCTGGAGAAATCCACCCCCAACGAGCTGACCATCAGCATCAGTGATGTGGTGCTGTCGGATGAGGGGGAATACACCTGCTCCCTCTTCACCATGCCCGTGCGGACTGCCAAGGCCCTGGTCACCGTGCTGG GGGTGCCCCAGAAGCCGCAGATCTTCGGGCACGAGCAGCCCATCGATGAGGAGAAGCTGGCGCGTTTGACCTGCCGCTCGTCGGGCAGCAAACCCGCGGCACAGCTCCGCTGGAGGAAGGGCAACAAGGAGCTCAAAG ATGAGGGCACGGAGGTGGTGGAGGATCCCAATGGGAAGACGTTCACCGTGAGCAGCCGTGTGGAATTCCGGGTGACCAAGGAGGACAATGAGGCCGAGGTGACCTGCACCGTGGACCACGAGTCACTGCAGAACGCAGAGAGGTCAACCACACAGAAGCTGCAGGTTCACT ACAAGCCGACAGCGAAGATCGAGCCCCATCCACAGTACCCACGGGAgggagagaagctgcagctgcagtgcgATGGGCAGGGCAACCCCAT CCCCCAGGAGTTCCTATGGGAGAAGGAGGGCAGTGATGCTcccctgcagctcagctccGACAGTGTCCTCATCTTCCCCTTCCTCAACAAGAGCGACAGTGGCACCTACGTGTGCACGGCCACCAGCTCCATGGGCAGCGTCGTGGCCAAGTACAACCTGGACGTCAGCG ATGCCAGCCCCGTGCCCTCCACCTCCAGCACATACCACGCGGTGATCGGCGGCGTCGTGGCCGTCATCGTCTTCCTCCTGCTCAGCCTCCTCATCGTCCTGGGCCATTACCTGATCAGACACAAAG GCACGTACCTGACCCACGAGGCCAAGGGCTCGGATGATGCTCCGGATGCCGACACCGCCATCATCAACGCGGAGGGtgggcaggcaggaggtgaTGACAAGAAGGAATACTTCATCTAG
- the LOC101873037 gene encoding cell adhesion molecule 3-like isoform X3 → MLPLGLLLLLVCCGAARGNLSRDESQPTTSDETVVTGGTVVLKCQVEDPDDSSLQWSNPAQQTLYFGEKRALRDNRIQLEKSTPNELTISISDVVLSDEGEYTCSLFTMPVRTAKALVTVLGVPQKPQIFGHEQPIDEEKLARLTCRSSGSKPAAQLRWRKGNKELKDEGTEVVEDPNGKTFTVSSRVEFRVTKEDNEAEVTCTVDHESLQNAERSTTQKLQVHYKPTAKIEPHPQYPREGEKLQLQCDGQGNPIPQEFLWEKEGSDAPLQLSSDSVLIFPFLNKSDSGTYVCTATSSMGSVVAKYNLDVSDASPVPSTSSTYHAVIGGVVAVIVFLLLSLLIVLGHYLIRHKGMCIRHGETVTSRQRPKAAEVMCTYLTHEAKGSDDAPDADTAIINAEGGQAGGDDKKEYFI, encoded by the exons AGAGCCAGCCCACGACGTCGGATGAGACTGTGGTGACCGGTGGTACCGTGGTCCTCAAGTGCCAAGTGGAGGATCCCGATGACTCCTCACTGCAATGGTCCAATCCTGCCCAGCAGACCCTCTACTTTGGGGAGAAAAGAG ccctgcgGGATAACAGGATCCAGCTGGAGAAATCCACCCCCAACGAGCTGACCATCAGCATCAGTGATGTGGTGCTGTCGGATGAGGGGGAATACACCTGCTCCCTCTTCACCATGCCCGTGCGGACTGCCAAGGCCCTGGTCACCGTGCTGG GGGTGCCCCAGAAGCCGCAGATCTTCGGGCACGAGCAGCCCATCGATGAGGAGAAGCTGGCGCGTTTGACCTGCCGCTCGTCGGGCAGCAAACCCGCGGCACAGCTCCGCTGGAGGAAGGGCAACAAGGAGCTCAAAG ATGAGGGCACGGAGGTGGTGGAGGATCCCAATGGGAAGACGTTCACCGTGAGCAGCCGTGTGGAATTCCGGGTGACCAAGGAGGACAATGAGGCCGAGGTGACCTGCACCGTGGACCACGAGTCACTGCAGAACGCAGAGAGGTCAACCACACAGAAGCTGCAGGTTCACT ACAAGCCGACAGCGAAGATCGAGCCCCATCCACAGTACCCACGGGAgggagagaagctgcagctgcagtgcgATGGGCAGGGCAACCCCAT CCCCCAGGAGTTCCTATGGGAGAAGGAGGGCAGTGATGCTcccctgcagctcagctccGACAGTGTCCTCATCTTCCCCTTCCTCAACAAGAGCGACAGTGGCACCTACGTGTGCACGGCCACCAGCTCCATGGGCAGCGTCGTGGCCAAGTACAACCTGGACGTCAGCG ATGCCAGCCCCGTGCCCTCCACCTCCAGCACATACCACGCGGTGATCGGCGGCGTCGTGGCCGTCATCGTCTTCCTCCTGCTCAGCCTCCTCATCGTCCTGGGCCATTACCTGATCAGACACAAAG GTATGTGCATAAGACACGGGGAGACGGTCACATCCAGACAGCGGCCAAAGGCAGCAGAGGTGATGT GCACGTACCTGACCCACGAGGCCAAGGGCTCGGATGATGCTCCGGATGCCGACACCGCCATCATCAACGCGGAGGGtgggcaggcaggaggtgaTGACAAGAAGGAATACTTCATCTAG
- the LOC101873037 gene encoding cell adhesion molecule 3-like isoform X4 has product MLPLGLLLLLVCCGAARGNLSRDESQPTTSDETVVTGGTVVLKCQVEDPDDSSLQWSNPAQQTLYFGEKRALRDNRIQLEKSTPNELTISISDVVLSDEGEYTCSLFTMPVRTAKALVTVLGVPQKPQIFGHEQPIDEEKLARLTCRSSGSKPAAQLRWRKGNKELKDEGTEVVEDPNGKTFTVSSRVEFRVTKEDNEAEVTCTVDHESLQNAERSTTQKLQVHYKPTAKIEPHPQYPREGEKLQLQCDGQGNPIPQEFLWEKEGSDAPLQLSSDSVLIFPFLNKSDSGTYVCTATSSMGSVVAKYNLDVSDLPQLPTPHVHSTPGPSQPISHASMATASSFTPAPIQDASPVPSTSSTYHAVIGGVVAVIVFLLLSLLIVLGHYLIRHKGMCIRHGETVTSRQRPKAAEART; this is encoded by the exons AGAGCCAGCCCACGACGTCGGATGAGACTGTGGTGACCGGTGGTACCGTGGTCCTCAAGTGCCAAGTGGAGGATCCCGATGACTCCTCACTGCAATGGTCCAATCCTGCCCAGCAGACCCTCTACTTTGGGGAGAAAAGAG ccctgcgGGATAACAGGATCCAGCTGGAGAAATCCACCCCCAACGAGCTGACCATCAGCATCAGTGATGTGGTGCTGTCGGATGAGGGGGAATACACCTGCTCCCTCTTCACCATGCCCGTGCGGACTGCCAAGGCCCTGGTCACCGTGCTGG GGGTGCCCCAGAAGCCGCAGATCTTCGGGCACGAGCAGCCCATCGATGAGGAGAAGCTGGCGCGTTTGACCTGCCGCTCGTCGGGCAGCAAACCCGCGGCACAGCTCCGCTGGAGGAAGGGCAACAAGGAGCTCAAAG ATGAGGGCACGGAGGTGGTGGAGGATCCCAATGGGAAGACGTTCACCGTGAGCAGCCGTGTGGAATTCCGGGTGACCAAGGAGGACAATGAGGCCGAGGTGACCTGCACCGTGGACCACGAGTCACTGCAGAACGCAGAGAGGTCAACCACACAGAAGCTGCAGGTTCACT ACAAGCCGACAGCGAAGATCGAGCCCCATCCACAGTACCCACGGGAgggagagaagctgcagctgcagtgcgATGGGCAGGGCAACCCCAT CCCCCAGGAGTTCCTATGGGAGAAGGAGGGCAGTGATGCTcccctgcagctcagctccGACAGTGTCCTCATCTTCCCCTTCCTCAACAAGAGCGACAGTGGCACCTACGTGTGCACGGCCACCAGCTCCATGGGCAGCGTCGTGGCCAAGTACAACCTGGACGTCAGCG ATCTTCCCCAGCTCCCCACCCCACACGTTCACTCCACTCCGGGCCCTTCCCAGCCCATCTCTCATGCTTCCATGGCCACCGCTTCATCCTTCACTCCAGCTCCCATCCAAG ATGCCAGCCCCGTGCCCTCCACCTCCAGCACATACCACGCGGTGATCGGCGGCGTCGTGGCCGTCATCGTCTTCCTCCTGCTCAGCCTCCTCATCGTCCTGGGCCATTACCTGATCAGACACAAAG GTATGTGCATAAGACACGGGGAGACGGTCACATCCAGACAGCGGCCAAAGGCAGCAGAG GCACGTACCTGA